A genomic window from Nicotiana sylvestris chromosome 11, ASM39365v2, whole genome shotgun sequence includes:
- the LOC138881802 gene encoding uncharacterized protein: protein MTALGFQEVMGRMLRFMDTMTWDDLFPADPATSQAGGGTQTLTTQAPGHAAVVYQTPGALPTDGAQPVAAVVPEPRPAANGDPQKLLDRWTRLNPPIFGGSTYSYVSSLLAHFMVIPPAPLGTSIHVSTLVGDSVVVDWIYRSCMVTFCGFENRVDLLLLDMIDLEIILGMDWLSPYHTVLDCHAKTVTLAMLGLPRLEWNGSTVDTSS from the exons ATGACAGCACTTggtttccaggaggtcatgggccgtatgctgcggttcatggacaccatgacttgggatgatttatttccagcagatccagctacatcacaggcaGGAGGGGGAACACAAACCCTTACTACTCAGGCTCCTGGTCACGCAGCtgtagtgtatcagactccgggtgcactacccaCGGATGGGGCTCAGCCAGTCGCTGCAGTGGTGCCCGAGCCCAGACCAGCTGCGAATGGTGACccgcagaagttattggatagatggactagacttaaccctcctatcttcgggg ggtccacctattcatatgtatcatctctgttagCTCATTTCATGGTTATTCCTCCTGCGCCTTTGGGTACTTCTAttcatgtgtccactcttgtgggcgattctgtggttgtggattggatctaccggtcctgtatggtcacattctgtggtttcgaGAATAGAGTGGATCTCCtattgcttgatatgatcgaccttgagatcatcctgggcatggattggttatctccatatcacaccgtcctagattgccatgccaagactgttacattAGCAATGCTAGGGTTGCCAAGGTTAGAATGGAATGGTTCCACAGTTGATACGTCTAGCTGa